One window from the genome of Deinococcus yavapaiensis KR-236 encodes:
- the chrA gene encoding chromate efflux transporter has protein sequence MSALRDVTLLFLRLGFTAFGGPAAHIAMMHDEVVKRRGWFTNEEFLDLLGATNLIPGPNSTEMAIHIGYRRAGAWGLLLAGAAFIVPAVLIVLGLAWAYVRYGATPSAEGLLYGVKPVIVAVVLHALWALSKTALRGRLLLVAGVVTLVGSLLGVNELALLFGVGVLVALVRLRFEPPRLASIAPLGLLSFVGATAKAVNLGTLFWTFLKTGSVLYGSGYVLLAFLQGDFVDRLGWLTRDQLLDAVAVGQFTPGPVFTTATFVGYLVAGVPGALVATLGIFLPSFVLVALSGPLVPKLRSSVFMSAFLDGVNVAALGLMAAVTLQLGRAAVVDVPTGLLALGSAALMLRATVNSAWLVLAGGLIGLLLRSVF, from the coding sequence ATGTCGGCCCTGCGTGACGTCACCCTGCTGTTCTTGCGCCTCGGTTTCACGGCTTTCGGCGGTCCCGCCGCGCACATCGCGATGATGCACGACGAGGTCGTGAAGCGCCGAGGTTGGTTCACGAACGAGGAGTTCTTGGATTTGCTCGGCGCGACGAATCTCATTCCCGGGCCGAACTCCACGGAAATGGCGATTCACATCGGTTATCGCCGCGCGGGCGCGTGGGGCCTGCTCTTGGCCGGTGCGGCGTTCATCGTGCCTGCGGTGTTGATCGTGCTGGGCCTCGCGTGGGCGTATGTCCGTTACGGCGCGACGCCGAGCGCCGAGGGGTTGCTGTACGGCGTGAAGCCCGTCATCGTCGCCGTGGTGCTGCACGCGCTGTGGGCGCTGTCGAAGACAGCGCTGAGGGGCCGCCTGCTCCTCGTGGCAGGTGTGGTGACCCTCGTGGGGTCGCTGCTGGGCGTCAACGAGCTCGCCCTTCTGTTCGGCGTGGGCGTGCTGGTGGCGCTCGTTCGCCTTCGCTTCGAGCCGCCGCGCCTCGCTTCGATCGCGCCTCTGGGGTTGCTGTCCTTCGTGGGCGCGACCGCGAAGGCCGTGAATCTCGGCACCCTCTTTTGGACGTTCTTGAAGACCGGGTCGGTGCTGTACGGCAGCGGATACGTCCTCTTGGCGTTTTTGCAAGGAGACTTCGTCGATCGCCTGGGTTGGCTGACGCGCGATCAGTTGCTGGACGCGGTGGCCGTCGGGCAGTTCACGCCCGGTCCCGTCTTCACGACGGCGACCTTCGTGGGTTACCTCGTGGCGGGCGTTCCGGGCGCGCTCGTGGCGACGCTCGGAATCTTTTTGCCGTCGTTCGTGCTCGTGGCCCTGTCGGGGCCGCTCGTACCGAAGCTGCGGTCCTCGGTGTTCATGAGCGCTTTTCTCGACGGAGTCAACGTCGCCGCGTTGGGCCTCATGGCGGCCGTGACCTTGCAGTTGGGGCGAGCGGCCGTCGTGGATGTCCCGACGGGGCTGCTGGCCTTGGGAAGCGCCGCTTTGATGCTGCGCGCGACGGTTAACTCGGCGTGGCTGGTGCTGGCGGGCGGTTTGATCGGCCTGCTTCTTCGCAGCGTTTTCTGA
- a CDS encoding C40 family peptidase, with protein MQAIRVLFLALGLLGVSASAETYVVKAGDTLSNVARKFNTDPVQLMRTNGLSSSTIQIGQKLQVPGAAKSTQPANTIPMASKSGTSDRTGVVRAAAMRFMGIRYRLGALGAGGIDCSAFTQAVLRQMGVQLPRTARQQFAVGTPVTKSDLRAGDLVFFNTLGNGVSHVGVYLGGGQFAHANSYQGRTVVEDINQMYYRYRYVGARRVLPGS; from the coding sequence ATGCAAGCCATCCGGGTACTCTTCCTCGCTCTCGGCCTTCTGGGTGTCAGCGCCTCCGCCGAGACGTATGTCGTGAAAGCGGGTGACACGCTCTCCAACGTCGCTCGGAAGTTCAACACCGATCCCGTGCAGCTCATGCGCACGAACGGACTCTCCTCCTCCACCATCCAAATCGGTCAAAAACTTCAAGTTCCCGGCGCCGCCAAGAGCACCCAGCCCGCCAATACGATCCCGATGGCAAGCAAATCCGGCACGAGCGACCGCACTGGCGTGGTCCGCGCCGCCGCGATGCGCTTCATGGGCATTCGCTACCGCCTCGGCGCACTCGGCGCGGGCGGAATCGACTGCAGCGCCTTCACGCAAGCTGTCCTGCGTCAAATGGGCGTGCAACTGCCTCGCACCGCCCGTCAGCAATTCGCCGTCGGCACGCCCGTCACGAAGAGTGATCTTCGCGCCGGCGACCTCGTGTTTTTCAACACGCTCGGCAACGGCGTCTCACACGTCGGCGTGTACCTCGGCGGCGGCCAATTCGCGCACGCCAACTCGTACCAAGGGCGCACGGTCGTCGAGGACATCAACCAGATGTACTACCGCTACCGTTACGTCGGCGCCCGTCGCGTGCTACCTGGAAGCTGA
- a CDS encoding DUF1844 domain-containing protein — MPHPDFVGLVQSLLATAEAAFGENTATTARARNDGLLATPDRARQTAERSLTLLVMLAEKTRGNLDFQEADLLTHAIASIRERLAETSN, encoded by the coding sequence ATGCCTCACCCGGATTTCGTCGGGCTCGTGCAGAGCCTGCTCGCCACCGCCGAGGCGGCGTTCGGCGAGAACACCGCCACGACCGCCCGCGCCCGCAATGACGGACTGCTCGCCACGCCCGACCGCGCTCGGCAAACGGCCGAGCGATCGCTGACCTTGCTGGTGATGCTCGCCGAGAAGACGCGCGGCAACCTCGACTTTCAAGAAGCCGACTTGTTGACGCACGCCATCGCCTCGATTCGCGAGCGCCTCGCGGAGACCAGCAATTGA
- the xseA gene encoding exodeoxyribonuclease VII large subunit yields MTRGPQTSLNLDELLGYVGMVIERGIPGSVWVRAEIASVTDRRHLYLDLVQHDAGGREVAKCRANLWARERFAIEGKFRRAVGGGIVAGIAVLLSVVPEFHPQFGFSLTVLDVAPEFTIGDMARKLDAIRDTLTREGLYERNKAFEVPRDFTRVAVMSPRNAAGLGDFRREADRLAAARACDFVYFEATFQGREAPKSLLRALADVTLEHAREPFDALVVVRGGGATTDLAWLNDLDLARAACTLPMPLVTGIGHARDDTILDEVALVRRDTPSKAAAFILRKIAEAAGEAAANFAAIASVGREVLGRAERETDEIHGRVRRAARRLVDREEASVDAFMRQALGLSPQRTLRRGYALVRRGAHVVTTAEDARSGGALFVQFRDGDVPVTLDSRGS; encoded by the coding sequence ATGACGCGCGGACCGCAAACGTCGTTGAACCTCGACGAGCTTCTCGGGTACGTCGGCATGGTAATCGAACGAGGCATACCCGGCTCGGTGTGGGTGCGCGCGGAAATCGCGTCCGTGACGGATCGTCGCCACTTGTATCTCGATCTCGTGCAGCATGACGCGGGCGGGCGGGAAGTCGCGAAGTGCCGAGCGAACCTCTGGGCGCGGGAACGCTTCGCCATCGAGGGCAAGTTTCGCCGGGCGGTGGGGGGTGGCATCGTAGCGGGCATCGCTGTTTTGCTGAGCGTCGTTCCGGAGTTCCATCCGCAGTTCGGCTTCAGCCTCACGGTGCTCGACGTCGCGCCCGAGTTCACGATCGGCGACATGGCGCGGAAACTCGACGCCATCCGGGACACGCTGACGCGCGAAGGGCTCTACGAGCGGAACAAGGCCTTCGAGGTGCCGCGCGACTTCACACGTGTGGCGGTGATGTCACCGAGGAACGCGGCAGGCCTCGGCGACTTTAGGCGCGAAGCGGATCGCTTGGCGGCGGCCCGAGCGTGCGACTTCGTGTACTTCGAGGCGACGTTCCAAGGACGCGAAGCGCCGAAGTCGCTGCTGCGGGCTTTGGCCGACGTGACGTTGGAGCACGCCCGCGAACCGTTCGACGCCCTCGTGGTCGTGCGCGGAGGTGGCGCGACGACGGATCTCGCGTGGCTCAACGACCTCGACCTCGCGCGGGCGGCGTGCACGTTGCCGATGCCGCTCGTGACGGGCATCGGGCACGCGCGGGACGACACCATCTTGGACGAGGTGGCGCTCGTGCGGCGCGATACTCCGTCCAAGGCGGCGGCGTTCATTCTCCGGAAAATCGCCGAGGCGGCCGGCGAGGCGGCGGCGAACTTCGCGGCGATCGCGTCGGTGGGGCGAGAAGTGCTGGGGCGGGCCGAGCGCGAAACCGACGAGATTCACGGGCGGGTGAGGCGGGCGGCGCGGCGACTCGTGGACCGGGAGGAGGCGAGCGTGGACGCCTTCATGCGTCAAGCGTTGGGCCTCTCGCCCCAGCGGACGTTGAGGCGCGGCTACGCGTTGGTGAGGCGCGGGGCACACGTCGTCACGACGGCCGAGGACGCCCGATCGGGCGGTGCGCTCTTCGTGCAGTTTCGAGACGGCGACGTGCCCGTCACGCTAGACTCTCGAGGCTCATGA
- a CDS encoding peptidoglycan DD-metalloendopeptidase family protein, protein MLRRVALPTLLLSLGCFALASLASAYVVQKGDTLYRIAARESVTVDELKRLNNLSSESLSVGQNLKLPSEAAKVVKLSGLEVEAPSVVRQGEAFSVRLRGARAAEARVRFLSETSEDVRSPAEDLAPFGAGGEYAVLGRVVLGQTKPLVYEVRLGSERITGSVPVKNTLGRVQNLNLPSSTTELLQDPGRAAEDALVEKAYARRTPQAWTKPFAFGNAIKVISSGFGQPRRYNKDAKITYHYGVDFPGKVGTPVLAINDGTVVIAGTYPVRGGLVVVDHGLGVVSLYFHQSKLAVKIGQKVTRGQKLGEIGTTGFSSGPHLHLEVRVRGEATDPADWFGKLLP, encoded by the coding sequence ATGTTGCGCCGTGTCGCCCTGCCCACCTTGCTGCTCTCGCTGGGGTGCTTCGCGCTCGCGTCTCTCGCGTCCGCGTACGTCGTTCAGAAGGGAGACACCCTCTACCGCATCGCGGCGCGTGAAAGCGTCACCGTCGACGAGCTCAAGCGTCTCAACAACCTGTCGTCCGAATCCCTCAGCGTCGGCCAGAACCTCAAGTTGCCGAGTGAGGCGGCGAAGGTCGTCAAGCTCTCGGGCCTTGAAGTCGAGGCGCCGAGCGTCGTGCGGCAGGGCGAAGCGTTCAGCGTTCGTCTGCGCGGTGCGCGTGCCGCCGAGGCGCGCGTGCGCTTCCTGAGCGAAACCTCCGAGGACGTTCGCTCGCCCGCCGAGGACCTCGCGCCGTTCGGAGCGGGCGGCGAGTACGCCGTGCTCGGCCGCGTCGTCCTGGGGCAGACGAAGCCGCTCGTGTACGAAGTGCGGCTCGGCTCCGAGCGGATCACGGGCTCCGTCCCCGTCAAGAACACCCTCGGTCGAGTCCAGAATCTCAACTTGCCGTCCTCCACGACCGAGTTGCTGCAAGATCCCGGTCGTGCCGCCGAGGACGCCCTCGTCGAGAAGGCGTACGCGCGCCGCACGCCGCAAGCTTGGACGAAGCCGTTCGCCTTCGGCAACGCCATCAAAGTGATTTCCAGCGGCTTCGGGCAGCCTCGGCGTTACAACAAGGACGCCAAGATCACGTACCACTACGGCGTGGACTTTCCCGGCAAGGTCGGAACGCCCGTCCTCGCGATCAACGACGGCACGGTCGTCATCGCCGGAACCTACCCCGTGCGCGGCGGACTCGTCGTCGTGGATCACGGCCTCGGCGTCGTCAGCCTGTACTTTCATCAAAGCAAGCTCGCCGTCAAGATCGGGCAGAAGGTGACGCGCGGCCAAAAGCTCGGCGAGATCGGCACGACCGGCTTTTCCAGCGGGCCGCACCTCCACTTGGAAGTGCGCGTGCGCGGCGAGGCCACCGATCCCGCCGATTGGTTCGGCAAGCTGTTGCCGTGA
- a CDS encoding carbohydrate binding domain-containing protein has product MSKARVLLVTLTFMLAASGTPTLANSQEASSQLVWSDEFSSPSLDLGKWSYQLGNGFMSGNQYVAGWGNNELEYYTDRSQNVSVEDGHLVITARREAYTGQAGAAQATFDWTSGRLRTAGKFSRAYGKFEIRAKLPTGKGLWPAIWMLPEEPNPYGGWAASGEIDIIEGWGSKPNRLGHTIHYGGIWPGNIYSSEEFTFPASGTVADWHTYTLEWRPGEIRWYVDGQLTSTRTRWWSSSKTAPQSEADLNAWPAPFDRPFHLLLNLAVGGNFDGNPDASTPNEARMLVDYVRVSSLPDEGRAAGQRPDMTYPWTPSTTPARPALPDGNLVYNGGFDWTDRDARVTPSTTVLTGTPQSYFWTLFKSDGEATLGNDGGALKVDVTNPGSVNYAIQVRQDGLNIERGQRYEVSFDAWAATPRSAMIKVGGDANRGYAAYSGEQQVKIGTTRATQTLFFPMTATTDAQARLEFNLGAAGAGPVWIDNVRVRSVGTVDLSGRPPASDGNLVYNGAFTQDATSDEGVAGVARTAYWRTWNNPATGLNVSVDGGWLHVAVAHVDPTNNWHVQVNQPGVPLVQGRSYTLTFKGRADSLRKLGVVVGENGGSYARYLDQSAEVDTTERTYSYTFTAPTTNPAAILQILAADGRRGDDYQLYLRDFRLTQN; this is encoded by the coding sequence ATGTCGAAGGCACGCGTCCTCCTCGTCACCCTCACCTTCATGCTCGCCGCGAGCGGCACCCCGACCCTCGCGAATTCCCAGGAAGCGAGTTCGCAACTCGTCTGGAGCGACGAGTTCTCCAGCCCGAGCCTCGACCTCGGGAAGTGGAGCTATCAACTCGGCAACGGCTTCATGTCGGGCAACCAGTACGTGGCGGGATGGGGCAACAACGAGCTCGAGTACTACACGGACCGTTCCCAGAACGTCAGCGTCGAAGACGGCCACCTCGTCATCACTGCGAGGCGAGAAGCGTACACGGGACAAGCGGGCGCGGCGCAAGCGACCTTCGACTGGACGTCGGGTCGCCTTCGCACGGCGGGCAAGTTCAGTCGCGCGTACGGCAAGTTCGAGATTCGCGCGAAACTTCCCACCGGCAAAGGCTTGTGGCCCGCCATCTGGATGCTGCCCGAAGAGCCCAATCCTTACGGAGGCTGGGCGGCCTCCGGCGAAATCGACATCATCGAGGGTTGGGGCAGCAAGCCCAACCGCCTCGGGCACACCATTCACTACGGGGGCATCTGGCCCGGCAACATCTACTCCAGCGAAGAGTTCACCTTCCCGGCGAGCGGCACCGTGGCCGATTGGCACACGTACACCTTGGAGTGGCGTCCCGGCGAAATTCGCTGGTACGTCGACGGGCAGTTGACGTCCACGCGGACACGCTGGTGGAGTTCGTCCAAGACCGCTCCGCAAAGCGAAGCGGACCTCAACGCTTGGCCCGCGCCCTTCGACCGTCCCTTCCACCTACTGCTCAACCTCGCCGTCGGCGGAAACTTCGACGGCAACCCGGACGCTTCCACGCCGAACGAAGCGCGAATGCTGGTGGACTACGTGCGCGTCTCCTCGCTGCCCGACGAAGGACGCGCCGCCGGACAGCGACCCGACATGACGTACCCGTGGACGCCGAGCACCACACCGGCACGGCCCGCGTTGCCCGACGGCAACCTCGTCTACAACGGCGGCTTCGACTGGACAGACCGCGACGCCCGCGTCACACCGTCGACGACCGTGCTGACCGGCACGCCCCAGTCGTACTTCTGGACGCTGTTCAAGAGCGACGGCGAGGCGACTCTCGGCAACGACGGCGGAGCACTCAAAGTGGACGTCACGAATCCCGGCAGCGTCAATTACGCGATCCAAGTTCGGCAAGACGGCTTGAACATCGAGCGTGGCCAGCGGTACGAAGTGAGTTTCGACGCCTGGGCCGCCACGCCTCGCTCGGCGATGATCAAAGTTGGCGGGGACGCGAACCGCGGCTACGCGGCGTACTCGGGCGAGCAGCAAGTCAAGATCGGCACGACCCGCGCGACGCAGACCCTCTTCTTCCCGATGACGGCCACTACCGACGCCCAAGCGCGCTTGGAGTTCAACTTGGGCGCCGCGGGCGCGGGTCCCGTCTGGATCGACAACGTACGCGTTCGGTCGGTCGGAACCGTCGACCTCTCCGGTCGTCCGCCCGCAAGCGACGGCAACCTCGTGTACAACGGCGCCTTCACTCAGGACGCCACGAGCGACGAGGGCGTCGCGGGCGTCGCTCGCACCGCGTACTGGCGAACGTGGAACAACCCGGCGACCGGTCTGAACGTTTCGGTCGACGGAGGGTGGTTGCACGTGGCGGTCGCGCACGTCGACCCGACGAACAACTGGCACGTTCAGGTCAATCAACCGGGGGTGCCCCTCGTGCAGGGCCGCAGCTACACGCTGACGTTCAAGGGCCGAGCCGACTCGCTCCGCAAGCTCGGGGTCGTCGTCGGCGAGAACGGAGGCAGCTACGCCCGTTACCTCGATCAGTCGGCCGAGGTGGACACGACGGAACGAACCTACTCCTACACGTTCACCGCCCCCACGACGAATCCGGCGGCCATTTTGCAGATCCTGGCTGCCGACGGACGGCGCGGAGACGATTACCAGCTGTACTTGCGCGATTTCCGGCTGACGCAGAATTGA
- the dtd gene encoding D-aminoacyl-tRNA deacylase gives MRALVQRVTRASVTVDGTVVGQIAGGLLVLLGVGHDDTVDTARKMAEKLAKMRVFADDAGKMNRSVLDVGGAVLSVSQFTLYGDARGGNRPSFTASAPAPRGQVLYEAFNDALRALNLCVEVGVFGAHMAVELVNDGPVTLMVEL, from the coding sequence TTGAGGGCGCTTGTTCAACGCGTCACCCGGGCGAGCGTCACCGTCGACGGAACCGTCGTCGGACAGATCGCGGGCGGTCTGCTCGTCCTGCTGGGCGTCGGGCACGACGACACCGTCGACACGGCGCGCAAGATGGCCGAGAAGCTCGCGAAGATGCGCGTCTTCGCGGACGACGCGGGCAAGATGAACCGCTCGGTGCTCGATGTCGGCGGCGCCGTACTGTCCGTCTCGCAGTTCACGCTGTACGGCGACGCGCGCGGTGGCAATCGCCCGAGCTTCACCGCGAGCGCCCCCGCGCCGCGAGGGCAAGTACTGTACGAAGCCTTCAACGACGCTTTGCGCGCCTTGAACCTTTGCGTCGAGGTCGGTGTGTTCGGCGCGCACATGGCGGTCGAACTCGTCAACGACGGTCCCGTGACGCTCATGGTGGAACTCTAA
- the xseB gene encoding exodeoxyribonuclease VII small subunit codes for MSDYRRHYDTLARIAAELESGDADLDRVLPLLEEAKAAYEACKTRIEAVRRALGEDFDEVEALTEEDEDEE; via the coding sequence ATGAGCGACTACCGCCGACACTACGACACCTTGGCGCGGATCGCCGCCGAACTCGAAAGCGGTGACGCCGACCTCGACCGCGTCCTGCCCTTGCTGGAGGAGGCGAAGGCGGCGTACGAGGCGTGCAAGACTCGCATCGAAGCGGTGCGGCGCGCACTCGGTGAGGATTTCGACGAGGTCGAGGCCCTCACCGAGGAAGACGAAGACGAGGAGTAA
- a CDS encoding glycoside hydrolase family 10 protein: MWVDAFGPGFKTPEQVSRLVADARKLGVNALFVQAGKRGDCYCDRASMPRTDDPEVSAGFDPLQDVIDKAHAVGIQVHAWITTTSVVNVPENPEPSQPDHVFNTHGLTASGDENWLMTRVDGEARAGNDYFLDPGHPDAAQYIREMYVSVAREYDVDGVQLDRVRYPDPAAGLQDWGYNPVSVARYQQETGATDVPAPADPRWTAWRRARVDDLVRAIHDGVKAVRPNAWVSAAVVTYGPGPRSVADFKATRAYVEVLQDWPSWLASGSVDLIVTMNYKRDSGAQAGWFDGWNRFAASVKGSGKVAAGTALYLNDERANVAQARRALSSNVDGWVGYSYRTPDAAVEAGRRSADSVWSSLGSKLTGGPLTGSPSWGTP, from the coding sequence TTGTGGGTGGACGCCTTCGGTCCAGGATTCAAGACGCCCGAGCAGGTGTCGCGTCTCGTGGCGGACGCCAGGAAGCTTGGCGTGAACGCCTTGTTCGTGCAGGCGGGCAAGCGTGGTGACTGCTACTGCGACCGGGCGTCCATGCCGCGAACCGACGACCCCGAGGTGTCCGCCGGATTCGACCCCTTGCAGGACGTGATCGACAAGGCGCACGCGGTCGGCATTCAGGTCCACGCGTGGATCACGACGACGTCGGTGGTGAACGTTCCCGAGAACCCGGAGCCGAGTCAGCCCGACCACGTGTTCAACACGCACGGCTTGACCGCGTCGGGCGACGAGAATTGGCTGATGACGCGCGTTGACGGCGAGGCTCGCGCGGGCAACGATTACTTTCTGGATCCCGGCCATCCCGATGCCGCCCAGTACATTCGCGAGATGTACGTCAGCGTCGCCCGTGAGTACGACGTGGACGGCGTGCAACTCGACCGAGTGCGCTACCCCGATCCGGCGGCGGGCCTCCAGGACTGGGGCTACAATCCCGTGTCGGTGGCGCGCTACCAGCAGGAAACGGGCGCGACCGACGTGCCCGCTCCGGCCGATCCTCGCTGGACGGCGTGGCGGCGTGCGCGCGTAGACGACCTCGTGCGCGCCATTCATGACGGCGTGAAGGCCGTGCGACCGAACGCTTGGGTAAGCGCGGCGGTCGTGACGTACGGGCCTGGTCCGCGCTCCGTGGCGGATTTCAAGGCGACGCGGGCGTACGTGGAGGTCTTGCAGGACTGGCCGTCATGGCTCGCGAGCGGCTCGGTCGACTTGATCGTGACGATGAATTACAAGCGTGATTCGGGCGCGCAAGCCGGGTGGTTCGACGGCTGGAATCGGTTCGCGGCGAGCGTGAAGGGGAGCGGGAAGGTCGCCGCCGGAACGGCGCTGTACCTCAACGACGAGCGGGCGAACGTGGCGCAGGCGCGGCGCGCCTTGTCCTCGAACGTCGACGGGTGGGTCGGCTACTCGTACCGCACGCCCGACGCGGCTGTCGAGGCAGGGCGGCGCTCCGCGGACAGCGTCTGGTCGAGCTTGGGCTCCAAGCTCACGGGCGGTCCGCTGACGGGCAGCCCGTCGTGGGGAACGCCCTGA
- the crcB gene encoding fluoride efflux transporter CrcB translates to MWWGIALGGALGAVARFALGAFVAARSPLGTFPLSTLVINVLGSFALGLLLALVGRGTLSDAWRLWIGVGFLGAFTTFSTFSVEVDGLLRRGAWTQAFAYVSLSVGLGFGAAVLGRMAGER, encoded by the coding sequence ATGTGGTGGGGCATCGCGCTCGGTGGAGCGCTCGGCGCGGTCGCGCGCTTCGCGTTGGGAGCGTTCGTCGCCGCTCGGTCGCCACTCGGGACGTTTCCGCTTTCGACCTTGGTGATCAACGTGCTCGGCAGCTTCGCCCTCGGTCTGCTGCTCGCCCTCGTAGGGCGCGGGACGTTGAGCGACGCGTGGCGCTTGTGGATCGGCGTGGGTTTCCTGGGAGCCTTCACGACCTTCTCGACGTTCAGCGTGGAAGTCGACGGATTGCTGCGGCGCGGCGCGTGGACGCAGGCGTTCGCGTACGTGAGCCTCAGCGTCGGGTTGGGCTTCGGAGCGGCGGTGTTGGGGCGCATGGCAGGAGAGCGATGA
- the aat gene encoding leucyl/phenylalanyl-tRNA--protein transferase, which translates to MTLFDPNVDPLVAELVRGYAAGAFLMDNGDGLRWYTSRRRALVPLDDRFHAPTSLRRALPKFEVRIDADFEGVVEGCARREETWISDELRGIYRLLHAAGVAHSYETWRDGELAGGVLGLALGGAFIGESMFHARTDASKVALVRLVEHLRARSFTVFDAQIQNPHLARFGTFEVSEKEYLRTLREALTSAATFV; encoded by the coding sequence GTGACCCTCTTCGACCCGAACGTCGATCCTCTCGTCGCCGAGCTCGTGCGAGGTTACGCGGCGGGCGCCTTCCTGATGGACAACGGCGACGGCTTGCGGTGGTACACGTCGCGCCGCCGCGCCCTCGTGCCGCTCGACGACCGCTTTCACGCTCCGACGTCGCTGCGCCGCGCCCTGCCGAAGTTCGAGGTGCGCATCGACGCGGACTTCGAAGGAGTCGTGGAAGGCTGCGCTCGGCGCGAGGAAACGTGGATCTCGGACGAGTTGCGAGGCATCTACCGCCTCTTGCACGCGGCGGGCGTCGCGCACTCCTACGAGACGTGGCGAGACGGCGAACTCGCCGGAGGCGTCCTCGGCCTCGCGCTCGGCGGGGCGTTCATCGGTGAAAGCATGTTCCACGCCCGCACCGACGCCTCGAAAGTCGCGCTCGTGCGTCTCGTGGAGCACCTGCGTGCCAGAAGCTTCACGGTGTTCGACGCGCAGATCCAAAATCCTCACCTCGCGCGCTTCGGCACCTTCGAGGTGAGCGAGAAAGAGTACCTGCGAACGCTGCGCGAAGCGCTCACGAGCGCGGCGACGTTTGTTTAG